The sequence GGGCGTGCTCGCGGTCGATGCCACCGCGCGCGCGCGTCTCTACGAGCAGGCGCTCGAGCCGCTCGGCATCGCACCGATCGTTCCGGAAGGGGCGGCGCGCGCGCGCTTCATGGAGACCGTCTGGCGCATCAAGGCCGGCGATACGGGCGATGCGACGCGCGCCGCCATGCGCGCCTCCGCGGAGGCGCTGATCGCCGACGGGGCGCAACTGATCGTCGCCGGCTGTACCGAGGTGCCGCTGGCACTTGGACCCGGCGACCTCGCGGTGCCGTTCCTCGACGCGACCGATATCCTTGCGCGGCGCACGGTCGCCTATGCGCGGGGCGAGGCGCTCCCGGCGCGCTGAAGGACGGCCTTCGGACCACTTTGTAAAGGCGCACGGACGCGATCGGTGTCGGCGGATTGCCGGGGCCGCCCTGTGTCTTGGGCGATGCGCGAGATCATAACCTGAAGCTATGGCCTGCCGAAACCTTGGAAAGGCTTCGCTGTCGTAAATGTGAAGCATCGCGCGATGCGCCATGCCTATAGTCCCGCTGGGAGAGGAGCTGTCGCAGCTGACAAGGCCGCAGCTTCCGCAAGATCCGCGAAGAAGGCGCGCAAGCGCACGAATAGATGCGGGCGTCAAGGAGGACTGGGCCAAAAGGGGAAAGAAATGCGCGATCTCACTCGTCTTCTGTTCGTGTCTGCGTCCATATTATCCCTGTCTTCTCCGGCCTTTGCGCAGAGCGGCCCGCCCGCTTCGGCCGACACGTCGACGTCGGGTGCCGGCCCGGCCGAGCTGGGCGCGTCCGACATCAACAATGGCGAGATCGTCGTCACCGCGACCAAGCGCGCGACCACCGTGCAGAACACGCCGATCTCGATCACCGCGCTCACCGACAAGTCGCTGCAGAATCTCGGCGCGACCCAGCTGTCACAGTTCGTGGCGCAGGTGCCGGGCCTGAACCTGGTCCAGAGCGATTCCGGCCGCCAGCGCATCTCGATCCGCGGCATCCAGACGGCGGGCGAAAGCACCGTCGGCCTCTATTATGGCGAGACCCCGCTGACCGGCCCGTCGGGCACCAGCTCGGATCCGTCGGGCACCACGCCCAACCTCAACCTGTTCGACGTGCAGCGTGTCGAGGTGCTGCGCGGGCCGCAGGGCACGCTTTACGGCTCGGGCTCGATGGGCGGCACGCTGCGCGTGATCTTCAAGGATCCGAACCTCACCAAGTTCGAGGGCGCGAGCGAATTGCAGGCCGAGGGCACGCAGCATGGCGGCTTCGGCTATTTCGTGAAGGGGATGGTCAACGCCCCGCTGGTGGATGGCGTGCTGGCGGGCCGCCTCGTCCTCTACCGCCAGCAGGATGCCGGCTACACCGACGATCCGGTGATCGGGAAGACCGACCTCAATCGCAACGTGCTGCAGGGCGGCCGTGCGATGCTGGAATTCAAGCCGAGCACGAACCTGCAGATCAACGCCACCGCGATTTTGCAGACGCAGCGTTATGGCGGCACGTCGCAGTGGACGCCGAGCGCGGGCGACTATGTCTCGCTTCAGAAGATCGCCTCGCCAGCCTATGACAAGCTGCAGGTGTACAATCTCGACAGCAAGCTGGACATCGGCTTCGGCACGCTGACGATGGCGAACAGCTATTATCGCTGGAACATCCAGCAGACGAACGACAATTCCGACAATTACGCCAGCGTCGCCAAATCGAATGCTTATTGCGGCCTGTACCAGAACACCTTCTCCGGATCGCTTCTGCAGAAGACGAGTCCGGGCAACACCTCCGCCGCCGCCCGCTGCACGACCGCGGTCGGCGGGGTCAGCTCGGCGCAGCAGCTGGCCGACTATGCCTCTTACGCCGCGTCGCTGCAGCCGATCGGCGCTTACCAGCCGCGCTTCGTGCGCAACTTCACCAACGAGCTGCGCCTGAGCTCGAACAGCCGCGGCCCGCTGATCTACACGTTCGGCATCTTCCGCGAGGATCGGCGCGACCGCGTCGACACGCTGGTTTTCCCCGGCATCGCCGGCACCGGCGAGATGCGCCAGCCCGTCACCGATCTCGGCTCGCGCTTCGTCCGCGATCTCGTCACGCAGACGGCGGAGTTCGGCGAGGTCAGCTACAAATTGTTCAACAGCCGCCTCGAGCTGACGGCGGGTGCGCGTCACTACCACTATGACAAGACCGTGGGCGGCGCGAACCTCGGCTACAATTATTTCAACGGCCAGACGCCGAGCCCCTACAGCGAGATCAAGGCCAAGGCCGACGGTTTCGTGAAGAAATTCAACGCCGATTTCCACGTCACCAAGGACATCATGGTCTATGCCACCGCCTCGCAGGGCTTCCGGCCCGGCGGCGCGAACCTGACGCCCGGCGTGCCCGCGGCGAACGTCACCTATTCGCCGGACACGCTGTGGAACTATGAAGGCGGCGTGAAGACGCAATTCTTCGATCGCAAGGTGACCTTCAACGTCGACGGCTATCGCATCGACTGGAGCAACCTGCAGACTTCGGTGCGCTCGACCGCCGGCAACTTCTCCTTCCTCGCCAATGTCGGCGGCGCGCGCGTTTACGGTGCCGAGGTCGAGGCGAGCGTCACGCCGCTCAAGGGTCTGCTGTTCAACGCGACGTTCAACTACAACCACGCTTACCTGACCGCCGACCAGATCCTGAACGTCACGGATGCCGGCGCGGGCATCCCGCCGTCGGCGTCGGGCCGCAAGGGCGATCTGCTGCCCAACGTGCCGAAGATGACCGCCTCGGCCGGCGCGGAATATGATTGGCCGCTCTTCGGCGAGTTCGACGGCCTCGTCCGGCTGGATTACACCTACACCGGGCGGATGCAGTCGACGCTCCACCTCACCGACGCCGCCTATCGCGTCTATGGCAGCTACAGCCTGTTCAACGCCCGCGTCGGCATCCAGAAGGGCAATGTCGGCGTGTTCCTCTACTGCAGCAACCTGTTTGACAAGATCGGCATCAACGTCATCAGCGCGGTCACCGGCGTGCCGGATTATTATTCCACGACGCGGCCGCGCACGGTGGGCATGAACGTGCGCACCAGCTTCTGAACCCCCCGGAATGCAGGCGGGGCGGTATCGGATATGCCGCTCCGTCTGTGTTTCCGCTGTATCGCTTGCCTTCATGGAATGTGGCCGC is a genomic window of Sphingomonas nostoxanthinifaciens containing:
- a CDS encoding TonB-dependent receptor, translated to MRDLTRLLFVSASILSLSSPAFAQSGPPASADTSTSGAGPAELGASDINNGEIVVTATKRATTVQNTPISITALTDKSLQNLGATQLSQFVAQVPGLNLVQSDSGRQRISIRGIQTAGESTVGLYYGETPLTGPSGTSSDPSGTTPNLNLFDVQRVEVLRGPQGTLYGSGSMGGTLRVIFKDPNLTKFEGASELQAEGTQHGGFGYFVKGMVNAPLVDGVLAGRLVLYRQQDAGYTDDPVIGKTDLNRNVLQGGRAMLEFKPSTNLQINATAILQTQRYGGTSQWTPSAGDYVSLQKIASPAYDKLQVYNLDSKLDIGFGTLTMANSYYRWNIQQTNDNSDNYASVAKSNAYCGLYQNTFSGSLLQKTSPGNTSAAARCTTAVGGVSSAQQLADYASYAASLQPIGAYQPRFVRNFTNELRLSSNSRGPLIYTFGIFREDRRDRVDTLVFPGIAGTGEMRQPVTDLGSRFVRDLVTQTAEFGEVSYKLFNSRLELTAGARHYHYDKTVGGANLGYNYFNGQTPSPYSEIKAKADGFVKKFNADFHVTKDIMVYATASQGFRPGGANLTPGVPAANVTYSPDTLWNYEGGVKTQFFDRKVTFNVDGYRIDWSNLQTSVRSTAGNFSFLANVGGARVYGAEVEASVTPLKGLLFNATFNYNHAYLTADQILNVTDAGAGIPPSASGRKGDLLPNVPKMTASAGAEYDWPLFGEFDGLVRLDYTYTGRMQSTLHLTDAAYRVYGSYSLFNARVGIQKGNVGVFLYCSNLFDKIGINVISAVTGVPDYYSTTRPRTVGMNVRTSF